Proteins from a single region of Jatrophihabitans sp.:
- a CDS encoding DUF1697 domain-containing protein gives MVDDGDEDAVMTSYVALLAGVNLGASTTLPMAELRQVFTGLGFAQVRTYIQSGNVIFGAPAQDERRLISDLQAAIERDLGKQVTVLLRTGPELAAVLSANPFTDRQDDPTKLLVTFLAEKPPADRVAKLVPPPGETGELALVGREVFVNVPDGYGRSKLSNAFVAKALGVPATTRNWRSVAKLCELAAAAG, from the coding sequence ATGGTTGACGACGGAGACGAGGACGCTGTGATGACGAGCTATGTGGCGCTGCTGGCCGGCGTCAACCTCGGCGCGAGCACGACCCTTCCGATGGCCGAGCTGCGCCAGGTCTTCACCGGCCTCGGGTTCGCCCAGGTGCGGACCTACATACAGAGCGGCAATGTGATCTTCGGAGCGCCGGCCCAGGACGAGCGGCGGCTGATCAGCGATCTCCAGGCCGCGATCGAGCGGGACCTGGGCAAGCAGGTGACCGTCCTGCTGCGCACCGGTCCGGAGCTGGCCGCCGTGCTGTCGGCCAATCCCTTCACAGACCGCCAGGACGACCCGACCAAGCTGCTGGTCACCTTTCTGGCCGAGAAGCCGCCCGCGGACCGGGTCGCCAAGCTCGTCCCGCCGCCAGGTGAGACCGGTGAGCTGGCGCTGGTGGGCCGCGAGGTCTTCGTGAACGTGCCAGACGGCTATGGGCGCAGCAAGCTGAGCAATGCCTTCGTGGCCAAGGCGCTCGGCGTCCCGGCCACCACCCGCAACTGGAGGTCGGTGGCCAAGCTGTGCGAGCTGGCAGCCGCTGCCGGCTGA
- a CDS encoding SDR family NAD(P)-dependent oxidoreductase yields the protein MTAIEHPQRGGTAPGQRTGIDPDRLAVCLAVLEELHQVPQDHPDHVAVRRATAQMFKSVKKHRRAEKRDAIATADRAVIGATATGSPNRIDDETQGIALVSAVAGASAGTLITPRACYICKTKYQQVDAFYHQLCPSCAALNRARREARTDLSGRRALLTGGRAKIGMYIALRLLRDGAHTTITTRFPNDAVRRFTAMDDSADWLHRLRIVGIDLRDPAQVIALADSVIEQGPLDILINNAAQTVRRSPGSYAPLADAESAPLPDGPLPELVSFDHTSDAHPAALAGSLAQHPVAHLIGAELTSLALTAGSASADRIASRTAIDAGGLVPDLHSVNSWTQRVHEVDPLEMLEVQLCNMTAPFLLVSRLRPAMAAAPARRKYVVNVSAMEGQFARGYKGPGHPHTNMAKAALNMLTRTSAKEMLSDGILMTSVDTGWITDERPHPTKMRLADEGFHAPLDLVDGAARVYDPIVRGELGEDICGVFLKDYAPAAW from the coding sequence CCCCGACCACGTCGCCGTCCGGCGGGCGACCGCGCAGATGTTCAAGTCGGTCAAGAAGCACCGCCGAGCCGAGAAGCGCGACGCCATCGCCACCGCCGACCGGGCGGTGATCGGCGCCACGGCCACTGGCTCGCCGAACCGGATCGACGACGAGACCCAGGGCATCGCGCTGGTGTCGGCCGTGGCAGGCGCCTCGGCCGGCACCCTGATCACGCCGCGGGCCTGTTACATCTGCAAGACCAAGTACCAGCAGGTCGACGCCTTCTACCACCAGCTGTGCCCGTCCTGCGCCGCCTTGAACCGGGCGCGGCGCGAGGCCCGGACCGACCTGTCCGGCCGGCGGGCGCTGCTCACCGGCGGCCGCGCCAAGATCGGCATGTACATCGCGCTGCGGCTGCTGCGCGACGGCGCGCACACCACCATCACCACCAGGTTCCCCAACGACGCGGTGCGCCGGTTCACCGCGATGGACGACAGCGCCGACTGGCTGCACCGGCTGCGCATCGTCGGCATCGACCTGCGCGACCCGGCCCAGGTGATCGCGCTGGCCGACTCGGTGATCGAGCAGGGCCCGCTGGACATCCTGATCAACAACGCCGCCCAGACCGTCCGGCGCTCCCCCGGCTCGTACGCCCCGCTGGCTGACGCCGAGTCAGCGCCGCTGCCCGACGGTCCGCTGCCGGAGCTGGTGAGCTTCGACCACACCAGCGACGCCCATCCGGCCGCGCTGGCCGGATCGCTGGCCCAGCACCCGGTGGCGCATCTGATCGGGGCCGAGTTGACGTCGCTGGCGCTGACCGCGGGTTCGGCCTCTGCCGACCGGATCGCCTCCCGCACCGCCATCGACGCCGGCGGCCTGGTGCCCGATCTGCACTCGGTGAACAGCTGGACCCAGCGGGTGCACGAGGTCGACCCGCTGGAGATGCTCGAGGTGCAGCTGTGCAACATGACCGCGCCGTTCCTGCTGGTCAGCAGGCTGCGCCCGGCGATGGCGGCGGCGCCCGCCCGGCGCAAGTACGTCGTCAACGTCTCGGCCATGGAGGGCCAGTTCGCCCGTGGCTACAAGGGCCCGGGCCACCCGCACACCAACATGGCCAAGGCCGCGTTGAACATGCTGACCCGGACGTCGGCCAAGGAGATGCTCAGCGACGGCATCCTGATGACCAGCGTCGACACCGGCTGGATCACCGACGAGCGGCCGCATCCGACCAAGATGCGGCTGGCCGACGAGGGCTTCCACGCGCCGCTGGACCTCGTCGACGGCGCCGCCCGGGTCTATGACCCGATCGTGCGGGGCGAGCTGGGCGAGGACATCTGCGGCGTCTTCCTCAAGGACTACGCCCCCGCCGCCTGGTGA